The nucleotide window TAATTCAGACCCATAATATTTATTTTGCAGATCTCTTAATTCATCGGACAGAATCTTCCTTTGCTCTGCGTCCTTTTTTTGTTTCTCAAGATTATTAAGCCTTGGCTTAAGTTCTTTTAATATATCCGCGACACGTAAAAGATTTTCTCGTGATTCTTCAAACTTCTTTAAAGCCTGCTCCTTTTTAAAATAATAATGCTTAACTCCTGAAGCATCCCTGAATAATTCCAACCGCTCTTGAGCAGTTTGGGTAATTAACCTGTCAATAGCTCCCTGACCAATAACTGTATATGTTGAACGGCCGAATCCGGATTTAGACAAAATCTCAGTAATATCCAGTAACCTTACTTTGGAGTTGTTAAGAAAATATTCTCCTTCTCCTGATCTAAAGACTCTTCTGGTTATATCTACGTCAGTATATTCAATAGGAACTATTTTATCCTTATTATCCAATTCCAACGATACTTCAGCCATTCCTGCTTTTGCTTTTGATCCTGATCCAACAAAAATAACATCCTCGCTTTTTTTGCTGCGAAGATTTTTCATTGATTGTTCACCTAAAACCCATTTTATTGCATCTGATACGTTTGACTTACCAGAACCATTAGGACCAACAACCACTGTTATGCCTTTTCCAAATTCTAATACTGTTTTTCTTGCAAAAGACTTAAAGCCCTGCAAGGTCATCTTTCTCAAGTACATCAAAAATATTGTAACAATTTAATCAAAAACAAACAATAAAAAAAGAGACCGATGGTCTCTGTATAAATAAATTAATATGAGGCTTGTAAAGTTTGGTCTTTTAAATTTTTAAGTGTGTCAACTAAAGTTGAATATTGCGCTCTAGGCCCAAAAAGTCCGCCGCCGCCGGCTAAAACAGGATCACCAAAAGGATTTAATAAATCCCAAAACATTTGGTTATCATATTGACTTATAATCTCTTGACCTCTTTGGATCTGCATATCTAGAATATCTATGACCGGTTGAAAATTATTGTTTTGCTCTATTGCCTCTAAGGCATTTGTAACTTGACTTGCGTCTTTTGCTAATAATTTAAGCTCTTCCTCTAAGCGCTTCTTTTCGCTTCTTTTAAAGATGTGGATTGTGGAAGGATTACCTATAGCATCTAACATGGTATTTATAGTATTAGTTTGTCTTTCAATATTGTCCTTAAAGTTGTTCAAATGATCAACTATATTTTCTTTTAAAGAAGAATCGTTCATTTTTTTCACCCCCTGATGAATTAAATCTTCTGCAATAATTCCTTACAAATTTTTGCTCCGTCTTTGTCTTTCAATTTTTCATCTAAGCTTATACATTCTTTATATCCTTCTCTGGCTTTTATTTTATTGCCTTGAGCATGATAGATTTCAGATCTTCTAAAATTTATAAGACTGAGGTTACTTAAATATTCATTATTAGTAGGATCTTTTTCAATAAGTTCTTTTATGATCTTTTTTGCTTCATCTAATGCTGCAATTGCCTCGTTAAATAAATTCATCATTCGATAAAGTAAAGCAATCTCTGCGTATGTAATAGCTATATTAGATTTATTATTATCACTAACAATTCTAATAGGGTTTGTAAGATAAGCGCTTATATAGAGTTTACTATCGACTTTCCTGAGCGATATTATTGAGCCGCAAAGACTGCAAGAACCGCTTACTCCTTTAGCAAGATCTGCGTAAACGGGAATTTTTAATGTATCGGGACAGACTGGACAGGAAACAAAACACAAATATTTTCACTATGGTAATCAAGTAAATCATCACTTATCTCAATCTTTTTTGATGCTGTATGCATAACCATGCCTTTTTCTTGAGCCTTTATAGCTTTCTTAAACATTCTTACAACACTCTTGGCTAGATAAAAATCCTTAAAACTCTCGCCTTCTTTTTTAAGAACCTCACCATGTTTATAGTTATCAATCATCCAATAATTTGTTCTTATTTTAGCCTTGTTAAAATCAGCGAGGCCTGATTTTAGAATACAATACCTGAAAAAAGGGATCCACAACAATGGAATACCCGAAACAAAGAAAGCGGCTTTCCAATCCATGGTAGGGTTAAACCCGGTAATGAAATGCATTACGGAACCCGATGTGAAGGTGATTAAACCAATTACCATACCGTTAAAAGCTCCTTGGTTAATAGGTCTTTGTATGCCGATTTCTAAAATTCCGTATCTTGCAAATTCCGTAGCAATCATCATGTTTCCTATAAAAAGAAAGCTGAAAAAAATTATCTCCCCTAAATTCACGTCTGATCACCTCTTATTCTCTGATTTTTTCAATAAAACTCACCATATCACTAATAGGGAGTATAAACATTAGAGACATAAAAGTTGCTAATAATGTTAATACAATTCTCCCACTACTCATATAATAAATATTATTCCACTGAGTAATCCAAGCCACTATAGTAATTGGGATCCAAGCAAAAGCACCTATGGATTTTGCTAAATGCCCTCTAGGTAAATGCACTGGAATTGCAAAGCCTCCTATCAGCCCTATAATAGCTCCTGGAATAACTCCATATTGTAAATCTGAAGTAACGCAATCTAACCATATATCAGTAGGAACGAATAAACCATCAACTGGAATTGAGCCGCATTTAAGAAAATAACAGGGTAACCAATAAATCCAATATCCCAAGAAAGTACCTATAATTAAACCAGCTAAAACGCTTAAAGCTTTATTCTCTTTCAAGTTCAGCCACCTCCTAAATTTTCAAGGTACTTGAGAATATTTTACACTATATCTAAAATGTCGACTTGTCAATATTTGCAGGGATAAAAAAATCCCCCTGGGATTATTTGCGATAGTAAGAATTATGAAGAAGTGCTGTTAATAGATGGCTGTATTCGGGAAAAATTTTATTAAGACATTGGTATCTTTCTTTTAGTTCTCGTCGAGACTTGACTCCCTGAAAATCAAGATAGTCTGCTAATAGCAAGCATGCGCACAAATTTTTTATCTCTTTATCATCAATTTTAGTTAAATTTATTGCGGCATCATCCATGTAATCCTCTAGACCAAAGAATAGCTGTTCTTGAAATATTTTCATAACTTTTAAAATCTTTTCTTTATCAAAAAGATATATTCCGTCTATTATTTCGATTGTGTTTTCGTGTAGCTTTCTAAAACTCTGATATTGATTAATTTTATAATGTCTCGTTCCATTATTCTGTGATTCATTCAAAGATCCGATGTTATGCAGCATAGATGATTTGATTAAAATTCTGTTATTTACTAATCTATCACCTAAATAAAAAATGTCCTTCAATGAATAAGCCACTCTGAAACAATGCCAATATAATTGTTTGTTGCAATTATAAAGATCTACTGTAACATCTTCTAAATCAGGCGCGAGTATTCCATAATAAGCAAAAAAATATTCTAATTTACCTCTTACATAACTTTCACTTACGCTTTTTCTTCTAGTCTCGCTTAGTACATCTTCCGCAAGAACCAATATTATCACTTCCTAATTTTAATGTTCAACGATTATAAAAATATACCAGCTTAAGGGCTGGTATGTCAAAAGTTTATTATAAAACCTTGGATACAATATTGATTAATCTAATTCATTTTATATCTTAGGACTTGCGATTCCAAAATTTGGGTCCGCCGAGATAATTTTTACCGTTCATCTAAAAACCTTTGGATAATGCTTTTTCAGCTGCCTGTATTTCGGCGGCTTGTTTAGAAAATCCTACTCCCTTACCATACATTTTATCTCCAACAAAAACACCAATTGTAAATTTTTTTTCATGATCTGGTCCTTCTTCTTTGATCAGTTTATAAATTGGGGTGATGCCGGTTTTTTCTTGGGCAATTTCCTGAAACTTACTTTTTGGATCTATGTGAAGTTCTTCTTCTAGGATTTTTTTCAATCTGACAATTATATATTTCTCAATAAAATTTTTAGCAACATCCATACCCTGATCTAAATAAATGGCGCCGATGAAAGCCTCAAAATTATTAGCGAGAATAAGCTGTCTTGCTCTACCGTTCCCTTTCGCCTCACCTCTTGATAGATATAAATAATTATCAAACTCAAGATTGCTGGCAATCTCTGATAAAGTTTGGCCCCTAACCAAAGCACTTCTCCAGTTTGTTAAGTCGCCTTCTGGGTTTGGATAATTTAAGAAAAGATATTCTGTAACAACTAGTTCCAAAACCGCATCTCCTAAAAACTCTAATCTCTCATTATCAGATAAAGGAAATTTAGGATTTTCATTAAGATAAGATCTATGAACAAAAGCCTGTTCTAATAAATCCTTATTATTGAAATTAATGTTTACTATTTTTTCTAAAATTCTAAGATCTTTTTCCATAAATTTTTTCTAAATTATTACTAATGTGTAGTTGTGTAAGATGTAAGACCCATAATTCCCACGAATAAAAAGACACAGAGGGCTACAGCTAATATTACCATTCAAAACCAGAATCTAGATGCTTGTGGAAGATAAGTTTGTAGTCTTTATATACAAAATGATTAAGCGCGGGAATAACTAAAAAAAGTGAGATTAGATAAGAAAAAAGCGCAAAGGGCCCAACTAAGCCTACTATTAAATAAATGAGCAACAAAGAGATTCCAGTCCATAAAATAAAAAATATTAATGTCATCATTAAAGTAGCTAGAACCTTCTTAGCTTTCATCTTTCTTCTCTTCTTTCTCCTCTATCTTTTTTTCTGTTTTTGGTGATTCAATCTCAACATTTTCTTCTTCGTCTCCCTCCTGATAAAGATCGCTATTTCGGTAAATTGTTCCCAGAACGCCATTGACAAACTTTCCAGAATTTTCTCCACCAAAAGCCTTTGCTAGCTCTATAGCTTCATTAATAGCCACTTTTGGAGGTATCTCTTTTAGATATAAAAGCTCAAAAATCCCTAGCCTTAAAACAGTCCTATCAATAGCTGCAATTTGATTTATTGGCCATTCTGGAGCAGCCACCCTGATTATTTCGTCAATTTCCTTAGGATTATCCATAACCCCATTGATTAGAGTAAAAATAAAATCCCGGTCTTCTTTTTCTATCGTAGTGTAAGACTCGTTAATGTTTCTCTCTGTAATTTTTTTAATGTCACCACCGCTTCTGAAGTCCTTCTCATAAAAGCTTTGCATCGCTATTATTCTACAAAAGTGCCTTGAAATTGCCATATAGACCTCTTTTTACTCTTCTTCTTGTTCAGCTTTTAGACGTCTTTCTTTGCGCTTGGTTCTCTTTTCTAAATCAATAACCTCTTTGCCTTTGTAAGTGCCGCACACTTTACACATAGTATAAGGAATCTTTACAGAATTACACTTCTCGCATAAAATCGGGCTTTTTGTCTTAACGGTATGAGTGCCTCTTCTGATAGCTACTTTAGACTTTGATTTTTTCTGTTTTGGTACTGCCATTTCTTCTCTACTCCTTTTCTAAATATTTATAAATCAATTAATTATTTATCTTTATCTATCTTACAATAACATTCTTCTTTATTTAAGTTTTTTCCGCAATTTTGACAAATTCCCTTACATTTCTCATTACAGATATTGCGATTATCTTCCAATAAAATCTCTTCTATTATCACCTATTCTAAATCAATATCACCTTTTTCATTAATTATAAATCCTGCTTCTTTATCATACTCCTCTTCCTTGGAAAGTTTTCTAGTAAGGATTACAAATCCCTGATTAAACTCCTTATTTATATCTTTTTCAAAATCCTCTAAACATCTGCCACAAGCTACTTTTTCTTTACCTTTAATTTTAATATCTGCTATTACACCATCAGGGATTTTAAGGCTTATCTGATCTAATTTATCTACCTCATCTGTCAATTCTTCTCTATCAATACTATCATCAATTATCTTAGAAACATTTAGCTTGATCATAGTTTAAAAATTTAACATTTTAATACAAAACGGTCAATAACTAATCAATGCTTACTTAACAACAATATTAAGAAGCTTATCAGGAACAAAAACAGATTTAATAATTTCCTTACCTTCTGTATATTTTTTAATATTCAGATTATTATTTGCCAACTTTTCTGCTTGCTCTTTTGATGATCCGGACCTAACCTGAACTTTGCCTCTTAATTTACCATTTATCTGCACAACAATATCTATAATATCTTCTTTTATCAAATTTTTATCATAAAAAGACCACGCAGAGAGAGAAACACTGGAAGTATTTCCTAATTTTTCCCATATCTCTTCAGTTATGAATGGAACAAATGGTGAAAGTATAATAGTAAATTTTCCGATAGCATCTCTCCACAGTGAATAAGACTTATCAAAAGGTAATTTATTTTTAATTTCATAAATCTCATTTAGAAATTGCATTAAGGTACTTATCGCTGTATTGAATTTATAACTATCAATATCTTCACCAACTTTTTTAATAGTTTTATTAATGATTCTTGCCAGGGCGGTTTCTTCTATCTCATAAGATAAATAAATAACATCTTCGGGATTTTCTTTATTCTGACTATTGATTATTTCTAAAGCTAATGTCCAGTAACGATCCAAAAATCTCTTGACTCCTTTAATGCCTTGGGGATTCCATGGGCCGCCTTCATCAAAAGGACCCATAAATAATATATATATTCTAAATGCATCTGCTCCTTCTTTTTTGATCACTTCATCTGGTATTACAACATTACCTTTTGACTTACTCATTTTTTTATTGTCCGGTCCCAGTATCATACCCTGATGCCTTAGATGCAAAAATGGCTCATCAAAATTGATCATTCCGGCATCAAACAGTGCCTTTGTTATAAATCTTGCATATAAAAGATGCATTGTGACGTGTTCTGCGCCACCTGTATACATATCAACCGGCAACCATTTTTTGGTGATTTTAGAATTCATCATCTCCTTATCATTACCAGAGTTGGGATATCTTAAAAAATAAAAGCTTGAATCAACAAAAGTATCCATGGTATCAGTTTCTCTTGTGGCTTTACCTCCACACTTAGGACATGTTGTGTTAACAAAATCCGGATCAGAAGCCAGGGGGCCCTTACCTGTGCCCTTAGGTCTAAAATCTTTAACGTCCGGCAACAAAACAGGCAAATCTTCTTCTGACACTGGAACCATACCGCATTTTTCACAATAGATTATCGGTATAGGTGCTCCCCAGTATCTTTGTCTAGAAAAAGACCAATCTCTCAAACGATAATTTACAGTCCTTTTTGCCAAACTCTTTTTAGACAACCATTCAGTAATAGCTTTTCGGGCTTCTTTAGAATGCATGCCATTAAATTGATCAGAATCATATAAAATACCATCGCCTGTAAAACACTCTTCTAGATTTCTTATTTTTGAATCATCCTCAAGATCAACAGGTTTAATGGTTGTTTTTAAAAGAATATTAAACTTTTTAGCTAATTGGAAATCGCGCTCATCATGAGCATCAGCAAAAACAGCTCCTCCACCATAACTTGCTAAAACAAAATCTGATATCCAAATAGGTATTTCTTTATTGTTAGAAGGATTAACTGCATAGGCTCCCGTAAAAACCCCTGTCTTTGGACGCTCTTCTAATTGTCGATCAATATCTGAGAGTTTCTGAGTTTTGATTTGGTATTGTTTAACAGTCTTTAAGTTTTCATCATCTGTAATCTTCTCAATTAGCGGATGATCTGGCGCCATAATAAGAAAAGTACCGCCAAAAAGAGTATCTATCCTTGTAGTAAAAACCTCAATAGATAAATCTTCTTTTATTTTTTTGCTTTTGATTTTAAACTTTACGGTCGCGCCTTCAGATTCCCCTATCCAATTACGCTGTTTTATTTTTGAGGATTCCGGCCAATCAACTTTATCTAAATCTTTTATCAAACGTTTTGCATAGTCCGTTATCTTAAAAAACCATTGCTTCATTCTCTTTTGAACAACTTCTGTATCGCATCTTTCGCATAAACCATCTATAACTTGTTCGTTAGCTAAAACAGTTAAGCATTTTGGGCACCAATTAATCGGCGCTTCTTTTTGATAAGCTAAACCCTTTTCGTATAATTTTAGAAAAAGCCATTGCGTCCATTTATAATAGCCGGGGTCAGATGCAATTATTACTTTTGACCAATCAAACATACAGCCAAAACTTTTTAATTGCTCTTGAGCGTGTTTTATATTAGATTCTGTACTTTCCTTGGGATGAACACCTTTTTTCAAAGCAAAATTCTCGGCAGGCAAACCAAAAGAATCATAACCGATTGGTTCAAAAACATTAAATCCATTAAGCCTTTTAAAACGGGCGTAAACATCAGCGCCCGAATATGAATATCCATGACCTATATGAAGATATTCTCCGCTAGGATATGGAAACATCACTAAATTATATAATTTAGATTTATCAGAAAAAATATCCGTGTCATTTATTTTTGTCTTAGCCCAGATTTTTTTCCATTTTTTCTCAACTTTAGAGGGATCATACTTTTCCATAACTTTTATTTTATAGGAAAATCCGTTCTTAAACAACAAAACTTAATCCAATAAGATAACTTATACATTTAAATTCTATCCCACCCCTGGGGTGATCAATATTCAAATTATCAACAAGAAAAAAAGGAGCATTGCTCCTGTGTGTATTAAAATCTATTTTTTATGTATGTATCAAAGAAATTATTAAGATGGCCATCATGAATAACTCCTGCGACTGATACTCTAAAGTCGTCTTTGCCATTTTTAGGGGCCAATAAATTGTAGACGGTTTCTACGGCTTCTTCCAGAGATTCAAAGTCTAGAGATATTTGGATAGGATTTCCTTCAAAGGATGGCAAGGGGTTTTTATTTTCTCCAGCGTAAGTGGCAATTCCCCAGCCTATGCCAGACCGAAAAGAACGGTGTTGATAATCCCTAATAACAGACCTGTCAATTCCTCTTTTTATTATACCAATAACAATACCCCGATAGGGATCTATACAAACGCTTATCCTTGGTGTGTAGTTTGGTTCATCTGGCTCAAATTCGTAATTCTGCGTGCCTCTCATCAATCTTGCTACTATCCCAACGTAATCTGTACAATTAACTATACCTTTTGTTTGTTCTCCATTGCTTACAATTACATGCTCGTTGCTTAAAGCAATAGCAGGATATATTAACAAATCAGGATTGCCTGTCTTTATTATTTCCGGATCCGTTGGGTTTACAAAAATCGATTTCTTGTCATCGCTTAGCTCTAATCTCCTAGCCTGACTAGAAGGACTCCTTCCTGTGATACCGTAAATAGCTGTTATAAAACCATTATTACTCTTACCAACTATCAAAAATCTGCCCACATATTCTGCATTTCTAAGAAAATC belongs to bacterium CG_4_10_14_0_2_um_filter_33_32 and includes:
- the rnc gene encoding ribonuclease III: MEKDLRILEKIVNINFNNKDLLEQAFVHRSYLNENPKFPLSDNERLEFLGDAVLELVVTEYLFLNYPNPEGDLTNWRSALVRGQTLSEIASNLEFDNYLYLSRGEAKGNGRARQLILANNFEAFIGAIYLDQGMDVAKNFIEKYIIVRLKKILEEELHIDPKSKFQEIAQEKTGITPIYKLIKEEGPDHEKKFTIGVFVGDKMYGKGVGFSKQAAEIQAAEKALSKGF
- the nusB gene encoding transcription antitermination factor NusB, producing MAISRHFCRIIAMQSFYEKDFRSGGDIKKITERNINESYTTIEKEDRDFIFTLINGVMDNPKEIDEIIRVAAPEWPINQIAAIDRTVLRLGIFELLYLKEIPPKVAINEAIELAKAFGGENSGKFVNGVLGTIYRNSDLYQEGDEEENVEIESPKTEKKIEEKEEKKDES
- a CDS encoding 50S ribosomal protein L32 gives rise to the protein MAVPKQKKSKSKVAIRRGTHTVKTKSPILCEKCNSVKIPYTMCKVCGTYKGKEVIDLEKRTKRKERRLKAEQEEE
- a CDS encoding leucine--tRNA ligase; the encoded protein is MEKYDPSKVEKKWKKIWAKTKINDTDIFSDKSKLYNLVMFPYPSGEYLHIGHGYSYSGADVYARFKRLNGFNVFEPIGYDSFGLPAENFALKKGVHPKESTESNIKHAQEQLKSFGCMFDWSKVIIASDPGYYKWTQWLFLKLYEKGLAYQKEAPINWCPKCLTVLANEQVIDGLCERCDTEVVQKRMKQWFFKITDYAKRLIKDLDKVDWPESSKIKQRNWIGESEGATVKFKIKSKKIKEDLSIEVFTTRIDTLFGGTFLIMAPDHPLIEKITDDENLKTVKQYQIKTQKLSDIDRQLEERPKTGVFTGAYAVNPSNNKEIPIWISDFVLASYGGGAVFADAHDERDFQLAKKFNILLKTTIKPVDLEDDSKIRNLEECFTGDGILYDSDQFNGMHSKEARKAITEWLSKKSLAKRTVNYRLRDWSFSRQRYWGAPIPIIYCEKCGMVPVSEEDLPVLLPDVKDFRPKGTGKGPLASDPDFVNTTCPKCGGKATRETDTMDTFVDSSFYFLRYPNSGNDKEMMNSKITKKWLPVDMYTGGAEHVTMHLLYARFITKALFDAGMINFDEPFLHLRHQGMILGPDNKKMSKSKGNVVIPDEVIKKEGADAFRIYILFMGPFDEGGPWNPQGIKGVKRFLDRYWTLALEIINSQNKENPEDVIYLSYEIEETALARIINKTIKKVGEDIDSYKFNTAISTLMQFLNEIYEIKNKLPFDKSYSLWRDAIGKFTIILSPFVPFITEEIWEKLGNTSSVSLSAWSFYDKNLIKEDIIDIVVQINGKLRGKVQVRSGSSKEQAEKLANNNLNIKKYTEGKEIIKSVFVPDKLLNIVVK